A region from the endosymbiont of Galathealinum brachiosum genome encodes:
- a CDS encoding protease HtpX — MLRIGLFLLTNIAIMIIISLVFSLLGLESTLAQNGVDLNLEALLIMSTVIGMSGSFISLAMSKWSAKRMMGAVVITDAKDNTQRWLLQTVERQAQQAGIKMPEVAIFDSADVNAFATGMNKNAALVAVSTGLLANMKQGEIEAVLAHEVSHVANGDMVTLALVQGIVNTFVIFFSRIVGHLVDRVVFKTQRGYGPAYYITSIVAQIVFGILASSIVMYFSRRREFRADAGGAHLAGSGNMVAALQRLQSIHQPAHMPDQLAAFGINASVASGIRKLFMSHPPLEERIAALQAAR, encoded by the coding sequence ATGTTACGTATTGGTCTATTTTTATTAACAAATATCGCAATCATGATAATTATCAGTCTGGTTTTCAGTCTGTTAGGTCTCGAATCTACGCTGGCTCAAAACGGGGTTGATCTAAACCTTGAAGCATTGTTAATCATGTCTACCGTTATTGGTATGTCTGGATCGTTTATCTCTCTGGCTATGTCCAAGTGGTCTGCCAAGCGTATGATGGGTGCAGTGGTAATTACTGATGCAAAAGATAATACTCAGCGCTGGTTATTACAAACGGTTGAAAGACAGGCTCAACAGGCCGGTATCAAAATGCCTGAAGTGGCTATTTTTGATTCTGCCGATGTAAATGCCTTTGCTACCGGCATGAATAAAAATGCAGCGTTAGTTGCGGTTAGTACCGGTTTACTGGCAAATATGAAGCAGGGTGAAATAGAAGCCGTATTAGCTCACGAAGTAAGTCATGTGGCCAATGGTGATATGGTTACACTGGCGCTGGTGCAGGGCATTGTTAATACGTTTGTTATCTTCTTCTCCCGTATAGTGGGCCATCTGGTTGATAGAGTGGTGTTTAAAACACAAAGAGGTTATGGGCCTGCTTATTACATAACCAGTATTGTGGCGCAAATTGTTTTTGGTATTCTGGCCAGTTCTATTGTGATGTATTTTTCCAGACGTCGAGAGTTTAGAGCGGACGCGGGTGGAGCACATTTAGCGGGCTCAGGTAATATGGTTGCTGCATTGCAGCGTTTACAGAGTATTCATCAACCGGCTCATATGCCGGACCAGCTCGCAGCATTTGGTATTAATGCCAGCGTAGCAAGTGGTATTCGTAAACTGTTTATGAGTCACCCGCCTTTAGAGGAACGTATTGCGGCGTTGCAGGCTGCGAGATAG
- a CDS encoding 50S rRNA methyltransferase, which translates to MNILEAPQGKFTLNRYPIRPKDQLRAWDAADEFILVHLHEQALLNESSRPLILNDAFGALSVSLALYKPCTISDSFISHQGIIENAKTNEINEGNITLQNNFQPLQGTYDLVIIKIPKNLAMLEDELYRIRDYCDEKTVILAAAMSKHIHSSTLKLFERILGTTTTSLARKKARLVHCKFDSALKPGKSPYPTKYKIDITDETFSNHANVFSREKLDLGSRFMLEFIPQSTKYSQILDLACGNGVLGITAAHLNPMAKVSFVDESYMAVESAKINVKQLVEDASRCDFKVTDCLQGIDNNSLDLIINNPPFHQNHVVGDFIAWQMFKEAKDKLKTGGEIIIVGNRHLGYHIKLKKLFGRCEMIASNKKFVILKAVK; encoded by the coding sequence ATGAATATACTTGAAGCCCCTCAGGGCAAATTTACATTAAATCGTTACCCAATTCGCCCCAAAGACCAACTACGCGCCTGGGATGCGGCAGATGAATTTATTTTAGTACATCTACATGAACAGGCATTACTGAACGAATCATCCAGGCCACTTATTTTAAATGATGCATTCGGCGCATTAAGTGTTTCACTTGCGCTCTACAAACCCTGCACTATTTCAGATTCATTTATTTCACATCAGGGCATTATTGAAAATGCAAAAACGAATGAGATCAATGAAGGAAACATTACACTACAGAATAATTTCCAGCCACTGCAAGGCACTTATGATCTTGTCATTATAAAAATACCGAAAAATCTGGCCATGCTCGAAGATGAGTTATACCGAATTCGTGATTATTGCGATGAAAAAACCGTTATTCTTGCCGCCGCTATGAGCAAGCACATTCATAGCTCAACACTTAAATTATTTGAGCGTATTCTAGGAACAACCACAACATCATTAGCCAGAAAAAAAGCGCGACTTGTTCACTGTAAATTCGATTCTGCACTTAAACCCGGCAAGTCACCCTATCCAACAAAATATAAAATAGATATAACCGACGAAACATTTAGTAATCATGCTAATGTTTTCTCGCGTGAAAAATTAGATCTGGGCAGCCGGTTCATGCTGGAGTTCATTCCTCAATCGACAAAGTATAGTCAGATACTCGATCTAGCCTGTGGCAATGGCGTGTTAGGTATAACTGCTGCGCACCTGAACCCAATGGCAAAAGTCAGTTTTGTAGATGAGTCTTATATGGCTGTAGAATCTGCAAAAATAAATGTTAAGCAACTCGTTGAAGATGCTTCACGATGCGACTTTAAAGTGACGGACTGTTTGCAAGGTATAGATAATAACTCACTGGATTTAATTATAAACAACCCACCCTTCCACCAGAATCATGTAGTGGGTGATTTTATTGCATGGCAAATGTTTAAAGAAGCCAAAGATAAACTTAAAACCGGCGGTGAAATTATAATCGTGGGCAATCGCCACCTTGGTTATCATATTAAATTGAAGAAACTATTCGGTCGTTGTGAAATGATTGCCAGTAATAAAAAGTTTGTTATTCTGAAAGCGGTTAAATAA